Proteins encoded together in one Methylocystis parvus OBBP window:
- the repB gene encoding plasmid partitioning protein RepB, whose protein sequence is MARKNLLTSITGAETSKADAVARHDYALRGASRSMMLSIDEMAENAKKMLAGESIVELDVAVLDQSFIADRIEDDDEDYVHLREAIREHGQSTPILVRPHPQIKGRYMIVFGHRRARVARELGFPVRAVVKNLEDIAHIVAQGQENTARANLSFIEKALFAKKLLDMGQRKETIKSALTIDDTLMSRMLSIAETVPPPVIEAIGAARTVGRDRWEELKKQVKQPQKAEAAISIVKSEEFRSKDAIDRFNYLLAQLKALGRNPRKPARGRIEAASWAPEDKTVAASYRNTGDSFNLSLKSKNAGEFGRYISSNLDTLYRAFRETKINSESGD, encoded by the coding sequence GTGGCCCGCAAGAACCTCCTCACGAGCATCACCGGGGCAGAGACGTCGAAGGCCGACGCTGTCGCCCGCCACGATTACGCGCTGCGTGGGGCGTCGCGCTCGATGATGCTTTCCATCGACGAGATGGCGGAAAACGCGAAAAAAATGCTCGCAGGGGAGTCGATCGTCGAACTCGACGTCGCCGTTCTGGATCAGTCTTTCATCGCCGATCGCATCGAAGACGACGATGAAGATTACGTTCATCTCCGGGAGGCGATCCGAGAGCATGGGCAATCGACCCCGATCCTCGTGCGGCCGCATCCGCAGATCAAAGGTCGCTATATGATCGTATTCGGGCACCGTCGCGCACGGGTCGCCAGAGAACTTGGCTTTCCCGTTCGCGCCGTCGTCAAGAATCTTGAGGATATTGCGCATATTGTCGCGCAGGGACAGGAAAACACTGCACGCGCAAATCTGTCTTTCATCGAAAAGGCCCTGTTCGCCAAAAAGCTTCTCGATATGGGACAGCGGAAGGAAACGATTAAATCGGCCCTGACGATCGATGACACTTTGATGTCCAGAATGCTTTCCATCGCGGAGACGGTTCCTCCCCCGGTGATCGAAGCGATCGGCGCTGCCAGAACAGTTGGTCGCGATAGGTGGGAAGAACTCAAGAAGCAGGTTAAGCAGCCGCAGAAGGCTGAAGCCGCAATCTCCATCGTAAAGTCCGAAGAATTTCGCTCCAAAGACGCGATCGATAGGTTCAATTATCTGCTTGCGCAGCTGAAGGCACTCGGGAGGAATCCGCGAAAGCCAGCGCGAGGGCGGATCGAAGCGGCGTCCTGGGCACCAGAAGACAAGACAGTGGCCGCAAGCTACCGGAATACCGGAGACAGCTTCAACCTCTCGCTCAAATCAAAAAATGCAGGCGAGTTCGGCCGATACATCTCGTCCAACCTGGATACGCTCTACAGGGCGTTCAGGGAAACGAAGATCAATAGCGAATCAGGAGATTAA
- the repC gene encoding plasmid replication protein RepC — translation MQRQTTTPFGRRSLSLAMVANQAATKEFASRPDASETVVHKWRLFRALTEAKAPLGVTDRALSVLHALLSFHQETALTLPEKDVKASESGSDTGIIVFPSNRELSIRAHGMAPATLRRHLASLVDTGLIIRRDSPNGKRFARRGEGGEIEDAFGFDLTPLIARASEIENLAEEVRAENRAVALLREKVTLMRRDIAKMIEAGMEEGVPGDWEACDGDYQALSGRLARKMTRADLEALAQELGTLASEINNSLETHVKRQNMSGNESQTERHIQNQTTNISDLEPSLQEGRVEPPGPTGEEAKADRAADWEVGELDPKVAHRSPLTPRPYPLGMVLQACPDIVDYGKGGEISCWRDLVDAAAIVRSALGISPDAWRQALEVMGEHDASIVIAAILQRGDEIKSAGGYLRVLTAKAREGEFSLGPVLMALLRGKAAKAARERKRAG, via the coding sequence ATGCAAAGACAAACAACGACGCCCTTCGGGCGGCGATCGCTGTCGCTTGCCATGGTGGCAAACCAGGCGGCGACTAAAGAATTCGCGTCCCGCCCGGACGCCTCAGAAACCGTCGTCCACAAATGGCGGCTGTTTCGGGCGCTGACGGAGGCAAAAGCGCCGCTCGGCGTCACCGACCGGGCGCTGTCGGTGCTGCACGCGTTGCTGAGCTTCCATCAGGAGACGGCGCTGACACTGCCCGAGAAGGACGTTAAGGCGTCGGAAAGTGGTTCGGACACCGGGATCATTGTCTTCCCTTCAAATAGGGAGCTGTCGATCCGGGCTCATGGCATGGCGCCGGCGACGTTGCGGCGTCATCTCGCTTCGCTTGTTGACACCGGCCTGATCATTCGGCGCGACTCACCCAACGGCAAACGCTTCGCGCGAAGAGGGGAGGGGGGCGAGATCGAGGATGCCTTCGGCTTCGATCTGACGCCGCTCATCGCGCGCGCCAGCGAGATCGAAAATCTCGCCGAAGAGGTGCGCGCGGAAAACCGCGCGGTGGCCTTGCTCCGCGAAAAAGTCACCCTGATGCGACGCGACATCGCCAAGATGATTGAGGCAGGCATGGAAGAGGGCGTTCCCGGCGACTGGGAGGCTTGCGACGGCGACTATCAGGCGCTGTCCGGTCGCCTGGCCCGCAAAATGACACGGGCTGATCTCGAGGCTTTGGCGCAGGAACTAGGAACCCTTGCCAGCGAAATCAATAACTCGCTGGAAACTCACGTGAAACGCCAAAATATGAGCGGCAATGAGTCTCAAACTGAGCGGCACATACAGAATCAAACCACAAATATTTCTGATCTTGAACCTAGCCTTCAAGAAGGCAGGGTCGAACCGCCCGGGCCAACGGGCGAAGAAGCGAAAGCCGATAGGGCAGCGGATTGGGAAGTTGGGGAACTTGATCCTAAGGTCGCTCACCGCTCACCCCTGACGCCCAGACCTTATCCGCTCGGGATGGTGCTGCAAGCCTGTCCGGACATTGTCGACTACGGCAAAGGCGGGGAGATTTCATGCTGGCGCGATCTCGTCGACGCGGCGGCGATCGTGCGCTCGGCGCTCGGCATCTCGCCGGACGCATGGAGGCAGGCGTTGGAGGTGATGGGGGAACACGACGCCTCGATCGTCATTGCAGCCATCCTGCAGCGCGGCGATGAAATCAAATCCGCAGGCGGCTATTTGCGGGTTTTGACCGCCAAGGCGCGGGAAGGGGAATTCTCGCTCGGACCTGTTCTGATGGCGCTGTTACGCGGCAAGGCCGCCAAAGCGGCGCGCGAGCGCAAGAGGGCGGGATGA
- a CDS encoding DUF5615 family PIN-like protein, producing the protein MRLFIDECLSPTFARQLAELGHDAIHPLHGGRRGQLDHTVKDACIAEDRVIVTENVGDFKALLGKEPIHPGLIALPQTGRVQGWALILAALAFLERQGRDPMDALVNHCLEFDETGKPRLHPLFAPD; encoded by the coding sequence ATGCGTCTCTTCATCGACGAATGCCTGTCGCCCACATTCGCGCGCCAGCTTGCCGAACTTGGGCACGACGCCATTCATCCGCTGCATGGCGGCCGGCGCGGCCAGCTCGATCACACGGTCAAGGACGCCTGCATTGCAGAAGATCGGGTGATCGTCACCGAAAATGTCGGCGACTTCAAAGCGCTCCTCGGCAAGGAACCTATTCACCCCGGCCTGATCGCATTGCCGCAAACCGGCCGAGTGCAGGGATGGGCGCTGATCCTCGCGGCGCTGGCCTTCCTCGAGCGGCAAGGCCGCGATCCGATGGACGCCTTGGTCAATCATTGCCTCGAATTCGACGAGACAGGGAAACCGCGACTTCATCCGCTTTTCGCGCCCGATTGA
- a CDS encoding DUF433 domain-containing protein: MPHTAANLTPREVAELAGAPKRSIEKAVEEKVLPVHIGEIAALTYGKNAKARRFLGLESVAYIALMRRLRDLSLTIAGKRKLAKALQAFDLPRLKSAKIELAPSVTADVGELAGDALERADRYLRARDAWIESVPGIKGGLPVIKGTRLTVHAIEARVAHGDTLDEIAAENPDLPREALEAALLFAKAHPLPGRPPNISRPAA, encoded by the coding sequence ATGCCGCACACCGCCGCCAACCTCACGCCCCGAGAAGTCGCCGAGCTCGCCGGCGCGCCCAAGCGCTCGATCGAAAAAGCCGTCGAGGAGAAGGTCCTGCCCGTTCATATCGGCGAGATCGCCGCCCTGACGTACGGAAAGAACGCCAAGGCCCGGCGCTTCCTGGGGCTCGAGAGCGTCGCCTATATCGCGCTGATGCGCCGCCTGCGGGATCTCTCCCTGACGATCGCCGGCAAACGCAAGCTGGCCAAAGCGCTCCAAGCGTTCGACCTGCCCCGCCTCAAATCCGCGAAAATCGAACTCGCGCCATCTGTCACAGCTGACGTCGGCGAACTCGCCGGCGACGCGCTGGAGCGCGCCGATCGCTATCTGCGCGCCCGCGATGCGTGGATCGAAAGCGTCCCAGGCATCAAGGGCGGCCTTCCCGTCATCAAGGGCACGCGTCTGACCGTGCACGCCATCGAAGCGCGCGTCGCCCATGGCGACACTTTGGACGAGATCGCCGCCGAAAATCCCGATCTCCCGCGCGAAGCCTTGGAGGCGGCGCTGTTGTTCGCCAAGGCGCATCCCCTGCCCGGCCGGCCGCCGAATATTTCCCGCCCGGCCGCCTGA
- a CDS encoding tyrosine-type recombinase/integrase, translated as MADPEDNEAGDAPLMERTPSPHLAALGERARDYARNARSENTRRAYDADWRQFASWLRRSGLDPLPPDPQTVGLYLAACVQDSPGQPALSVSSLERRLSGICWRYRQLGEPLDTSDRHIATVLAGIRRAHGRPPVQKDAIFADELMAMLATLDNDLRGLRDKAILALGFAGGLRRSEIVGLDCGPGESEDGTGWIEVFRPSNGAGETPEARPSDTAGEGGLLLTINGKTGWRDVEIGRGSRPETCPVAMLETWLRLGRISRGPVFRPVARKNGGVSPERLTDKHVARLVQKTAIAAGIRGDLPEGERRLAFSGHSLRAGLASSAKIEEAHVQKHLGHASAEMTRRYQRKRDRFKVNLTKAAGL; from the coding sequence ATGGCTGATCCGGAAGACAATGAAGCCGGCGACGCGCCGCTCATGGAGCGGACCCCCTCCCCCCATCTCGCCGCGCTCGGCGAAAGGGCGCGCGACTACGCCCGCAACGCCCGCTCGGAGAACACAAGGCGCGCCTATGACGCCGATTGGCGCCAATTCGCCTCCTGGCTGCGCCGCTCCGGCCTCGATCCCCTGCCCCCGGACCCGCAGACCGTCGGCCTCTATCTCGCCGCCTGCGTGCAGGATTCGCCCGGCCAGCCGGCGCTGAGCGTCTCGTCGCTCGAGCGCCGGCTCTCGGGAATCTGCTGGCGCTACCGCCAACTGGGCGAACCGCTCGATACGTCGGATCGCCATATCGCCACCGTGCTCGCCGGCATCCGCCGCGCCCATGGCCGCCCGCCGGTGCAGAAGGACGCGATCTTCGCCGACGAGCTGATGGCCATGCTGGCGACGCTCGACAACGATCTGCGGGGCCTGCGCGACAAGGCGATCCTCGCGCTCGGGTTCGCCGGCGGCCTGCGCCGCTCCGAAATCGTCGGACTCGACTGCGGTCCCGGCGAAAGTGAAGACGGGACCGGCTGGATCGAGGTTTTTCGCCCCTCGAATGGGGCCGGAGAAACGCCGGAAGCGCGCCCGTCGGATACCGCTGGCGAGGGCGGTCTGCTGCTCACCATCAACGGCAAGACCGGCTGGCGCGACGTCGAAATCGGCCGCGGCTCGCGACCCGAGACCTGCCCCGTCGCCATGCTCGAGACCTGGCTGCGGCTCGGGCGGATCAGCCGCGGGCCGGTGTTTCGCCCCGTCGCCCGCAAGAACGGCGGCGTCTCGCCCGAGCGCTTGACCGACAAACATGTCGCCCGGCTCGTGCAAAAGACCGCGATCGCCGCCGGAATTCGCGGCGATCTTCCCGAAGGCGAGCGCCGCCTGGCCTTTTCCGGCCATTCCTTGCGCGCCGGCTTAGCCTCCTCGGCGAAAATCGAGGAAGCGCATGTGCAAAAGCACCTCGGCCACGCCAGCGCCGAAATGACCCGCCGCTATCAGCGCAAACGCGACCGCTTCAAGGTCAATCTCACCAAGGCCGCGGGGTTGTAA